TTCTCATGGCCAGTGACCATCCCCTGGCGGCGCGCTCGCACTTGACCTGGGCGGAATTGGCACCATACCCCCACGTGGTGTTCAAGGACGGCTATGGGATGCGGCGCTTGGTGACCCAGGAATTTGCCCGGCGGGGATTGACCTGGCAGGCGGCAATTGAATTGAATACACCAGAAGCCTTTTTGTCGGTGATTCGCCACAGCCGGATGCTGGCCGTCTTGCCCCAATCGGCGCTACAGTCGGCAAAGGATGACCCAGCCTTAGCGGTGCGCCCATTTGCGCCTGGGGAACAGCCTCCCCTGCGGGAAGTGATTGCCATCACCACCCAAGACCGGCAAACGATACCCCCTATTGCCCATCTCATGGCCTTGTTGGCCCAGGCGACGCATGAGCCGTGTGTTTCGTGAATTGCTCAAAAAAATTGGCAGCGGTGAGCACACCCACCAGGACTTGAGCCGGGATGAGGCCTGCTTGGCGCTCAAACTCATGCTCACCCAAGAGGCCACCCCAGCCCAGATTGGAGCGTTTTTGATTGCCCATCGCATCAAGCGCCCTACGCCCGCAGAATTGGCCGGGATGCTGGATGCTTACGATGAATTGGGTCCTAAGCTGGCGCCAATTGACAGTCTTTATCCCGTGGTGGTGCTGAGTCAACCCTACGATGGCCGCGACCGCACCGTTCCCCTGAGTCCCGTGACGGCGCTGGTGCTGAGTAGCGTGGGAATACCGGTATTGCAGCACGGGGGCGAGCGCATGCCCACCAAAGAGGGCACACCCCTGGTGGATGTATGGGACGGCTTGGGGATCAACTGGCGCGTGCTATCGCTTGCGGGAGTGCAGCAGCTGTTGCAGCAAGGGAGGCTGGGGTTTGTGTATGTGCCTAGGCATTTCCCGTTGGCCTATGGGCTGGTGCCCTACCGGGAACAGATTGGCAAGCGTCCGCCCATCGCCACGCTGGAGCTGGTTTGGTGTCCCTACGCCGGAGTGGTGCAGCTGGTGGCCGGTTACGTCCATCCCCCCACCGAAACCATCATGGCGGCGGCATTGCAGATGCGGGGACTGGCGCACTTTGTCACTGTCAAGGGGTTGGAAGGGAGTTGCGACCTGCCCCGCGACCGGACGCCGATTGTGACGGTCTATCACCAGCAAACGCCGGAGCGCCTGCGCCTTAATCCCGCCCACTACGGCCTGTACGGCGGCAACCCCCGCTGGGTGGACCTGGAAAGCGCCATCAAGGCCATGCAGCAGGTACTCCAGGGAGAAGCCAACGAACTGCACGCCAGCGTGGTGTGGAACAGCGGTTTTTACCTGTGGCAGACGGGATACGCCCCCGACCTGGAAAGTGGCCTGACCCACGCGCAGGAACTGCTCCGCAGTGGCCGGGTGTACCACCATCTCCAAAAGCTCCAGCAGTTGGCAGCATCCCTATGTTGACGGTGGAGCAGGCCACAGCTCGTATCTGGGAGCATCTGCCCGATTGGGGGAGCACCACCCTGGCGCTCGATACGGGGGTAACGGGCACACTGGCGAGTCCCGTGGTAACCGACCGCCCCTACCCACCCCTGGACCGGGTAATGATGGACGGCATTGCCCTGGTGTGGTCGCGCTATCAAGGGGGGCAGCGGGTTTTTCCCATTACTGGTACGGCAATCGCAGGACATCCCCCTGTCGTACTTGCAGACCCCCAAGCGTGCATCGAAGTCATGACCGGTGCGCCGTTGCCCCAGGGATGCGACCTGGTGATTCCCTACGAGTACCTGGACATCAACGGGTCAGTGGCTACCATTGTTCGTCCCCAGGACTGGCCGCCCTATGCCCATGTGGACCGGCAAGGGAGTAGCGCGCCCGCCCAGCAGGAAGTGCTCGCGCCGGGACACCGGTTAAAGCCGCCCGACTGGGGCATTCTGGCGTCCCTGGGCTACACGCGCGTCAATGTCCAGCGTTTCCCCCGCACCCTGATCATCAGCACCGGCGATGAGCTGGTCGCCCCTGACGTTTCTCCCCAGCCCTATCAACTGCGCCAGTCCAATCCCTACGCCTTGCGAGCGGCCCTGCGGCAACACGGTTATCCAGATGTGGACGTGCTGGTGCTTCCCGACGATGAAAATAAGCTGCGGGCGGTCTATGAGCAAGCCAGCCAGGACTATGACCAACTCATCTACACCGGCGGCATCTCCCAGGGGAAGCGCGACCTGTTGCCGAAGTTGTGGCGGGAGATGGGTGTGACCTGTTACGTCCAGGGGGTGCGCCAGCGGCCAGGCAAACCCCTGTGGTTTGGGGTGGACCACCAGCGACAAACCGTGGTTTTTGGGTTGCCAGGAAATCCCGTCGCCAGCCTGGTATGTCTCTATCGGTACGTCCTGCAGTTGACGCCCCGCTACGGCAAGCTCACCGAACCTGTAGTGTTTACACCGCCACTGACGTACTTTCTGCCGGTGCGGGTTCATTACAGTCCCCAGGCCGACATTTGGGTGACGCCCCAGCCGGTGAAAAACTCCGGGGATTTTTTGGGCCTGGCTGGTACAGATGGCTTCATCGAGTTGCCCGCTGAGCGGAGTGAATTTGGCGTGGGTGAGTGTTTTCCGTTGTATGGTTGGTAAATGATGGGGCCAATCAACCAACCACTCATTGACCCCCAAGGGCGGGTCATTCGCAAACTGCGGCTATCCCTGACCGACCGGTGCAACTTGCGCTGTCGTTACTGCATGCCCCCTGACGCCGAATTTCTCAGTTCCGACCGCTATTTACAGCCCAATGAGTATCGAGACATCGTTGCTGAGTTGGCTGAACTCGGTATCCAGCAAGTGCGACTAACGGGTGGCGAACCCCTACTGCGCCGGGAATTTCCAGAGATCGTGACAGCGCTGG
Above is a genomic segment from Gloeomargarita sp. SKYB120 containing:
- a CDS encoding anthranilate phosphoribosyltransferase family protein; this translates as MSRVFRELLKKIGSGEHTHQDLSRDEACLALKLMLTQEATPAQIGAFLIAHRIKRPTPAELAGMLDAYDELGPKLAPIDSLYPVVVLSQPYDGRDRTVPLSPVTALVLSSVGIPVLQHGGERMPTKEGTPLVDVWDGLGINWRVLSLAGVQQLLQQGRLGFVYVPRHFPLAYGLVPYREQIGKRPPIATLELVWCPYAGVVQLVAGYVHPPTETIMAAALQMRGLAHFVTVKGLEGSCDLPRDRTPIVTVYHQQTPERLRLNPAHYGLYGGNPRWVDLESAIKAMQQVLQGEANELHASVVWNSGFYLWQTGYAPDLESGLTHAQELLRSGRVYHHLQKLQQLAASLC
- a CDS encoding molybdopterin molybdotransferase MoeA — encoded protein: MLTVEQATARIWEHLPDWGSTTLALDTGVTGTLASPVVTDRPYPPLDRVMMDGIALVWSRYQGGQRVFPITGTAIAGHPPVVLADPQACIEVMTGAPLPQGCDLVIPYEYLDINGSVATIVRPQDWPPYAHVDRQGSSAPAQQEVLAPGHRLKPPDWGILASLGYTRVNVQRFPRTLIISTGDELVAPDVSPQPYQLRQSNPYALRAALRQHGYPDVDVLVLPDDENKLRAVYEQASQDYDQLIYTGGISQGKRDLLPKLWREMGVTCYVQGVRQRPGKPLWFGVDHQRQTVVFGLPGNPVASLVCLYRYVLQLTPRYGKLTEPVVFTPPLTYFLPVRVHYSPQADIWVTPQPVKNSGDFLGLAGTDGFIELPAERSEFGVGECFPLYGW